From the Planktothricoides raciborskii GIHE-MW2 genome, the window AGAAAAGTTTCTCGCCGGGGCATGGCGTTCTAATACAGAAGTTTGGCAAGCCGGAGAACCATTATGGATCGATCGCCAATGTTTATTTGGTTCTGAAGAAATGTTTCATAGTCCTAATGCTTTAAAGGGATACCCTTTGGTTGGGACTCTGTTTTGGATCGGTCAACCTGTTTCCGCAGATGCGATCGCATCTGCCCGGAATTTCTGGTATAATCGCAAAGGCGAAGGTGAAGCAGGAGTGACTCAAATTTTAAATGGATTAGTATGTCGTTATCGGGGAAATTCTACCTCAGAAGTGAGAAGCTGGTTTATCGATGTTTGGCATTTACTCCGTTTAAGTTATTTGGGAATTCCGGCTAGTAAACCTAGGGTTTGGCAACTCTAATTCGCTAATAGACATCTCCAGAAAACAATGTATTAATTTGGATTATTTTCTAGGGGCGAAGCTAATGGGCGACAATTTGACGGTGACATTAGAGATATGCCTATCCCTTATGCTTCGCCCTGGCCTAATCAGGCAGCCATAATTTATTTTTTGGAGATGTCTAATTAGAGATCGGCATTCCCTGAGATATATCCGTAGATATTATTTAGTATAGATGAGAAGAGAAAAAAATGCAACTCACTCCCCAAGAAAAAGATAAACTGCTCATTTTTACGGCGGCTTTACTCGCAGAAAGACGCAAAGAAAAGGGATTAAAACTTAACTATCCTGAAGCGATCGCCTATATTTCGGCGGCGATTTTAGAAGGGGCTAGAGAAGGGCGAACCGTGGCCGAATTAATGAGTTATGGCACCACCTTATTAACTCGCGATCTGGTGATGGAAGGAGTGCCGGAAATGATTGATGAAATCCAAGTAGAGGCGACCTTTCCCGACGGGACAAAACTGGTGACAGTTCATCATCCTATTCGGTAAATTAGGAGAAAATTAGGGGCAAATTAGGGAAAAATTTCGACAGTTATCTCACGAAAATTAAATCACAAATTCAACCATTATGATTCCAGGTGAAATGATTATTCAACCGGGAGAGATTCTACTCAATGCCGGTCGTGAAACTCTCCGATTAACCGTAGCTAATAGCGGCGATCGCCCGATTCAAGTCGGTTCTCATTTTCACTTTTATGAAGTGAATAATAGCCTGATATTTGACCGAGAAAAAGCCAAAGGAATGCGGTTAAATATTCCCGCAGGGACGGCGGTTCGGTTTGAACCGGGGGATGAAAAAGAGGTGGAATTAGTCACCCTTGCCGGTACTCGCCAAGTCTTTGGCTTCAACAATAAAATTAATGGTTCACTCTAAATTAGGACTAAATTAGGAAATTAAAGGCCATTTAATATGAGTTATCAAATGGATCGTCGGGCTTATGCGGAAACCTTTGGCCCGACCGTGGGCGATCGCATCCGGTTAGCGGATACCGAACTGTTGATCGAAGTAGAAAAAGACTACACAATTTACGGGGATGAGGTTAAATTCGGCGGCGGAAAAGTAATTCGCGATGGCATGGGACAATCGCCGATTTCCTGTGCAGATGGGGCTGTGGATTTAGTAATTACCAATGCTTTAATTCTCGATTGGTGGGGAATTGTTAAAGCAGATATTGGCATTAAAGACGGCAAAATTTTTAAAATTGGCAAAGCCGGAAATCCTTATATTCAAGATAACGTCGATATTATTATTGGCCCTGGAACCGAGGCGATCGCCGGGGAAGGAATGATTCTCACCGCAGGCGGAATTGACTCCCATATTCACTTTATTTGTCCCCAACAAATAGAAGTGGCGATCGCTTCTGGAATTACCACCATGATCGGGGGAGGAACAGGCCCCGCAACGGGGACAAATGCCACCACTTGTACCCCTGGGCCGTGGAATATTTATCGAATGTTACAAGCGGCGGATGCTTTCCCCATGAATTTGGGTTTTTTAGGCAAAGGAAATAGTA encodes:
- a CDS encoding urease subunit beta, translated to MIPGEMIIQPGEILLNAGRETLRLTVANSGDRPIQVGSHFHFYEVNNSLIFDREKAKGMRLNIPAGTAVRFEPGDEKEVELVTLAGTRQVFGFNNKINGSL
- the ureA gene encoding urease subunit gamma, whose protein sequence is MQLTPQEKDKLLIFTAALLAERRKEKGLKLNYPEAIAYISAAILEGAREGRTVAELMSYGTTLLTRDLVMEGVPEMIDEIQVEATFPDGTKLVTVHHPIR